AAGTAGCCATAACGCAGTAGCAAAGCATCAGGCGGGCGAGCCCACTTCCGGGTTCGCCCGCTTCTTTTTGCACTCCCCAACCCTCCATTCACGCGATAAACCCGAAAACCGCATCGTATGGTCAGCCGCATCTCTCAGGAAAAACCATAAAATGCTTATCCGCTCCGAGTTCGCTATCGACTTCCACCTCCCCCGCGCCTGCGCCCTGGTCGCCATGCTGCGGTTGCACCCGTCGCTCGATCCCCGCGTACGCGTGCCGGAGGTACTCGCCGCCGAACACGTCGATTCCGACACGGGCGAAAAGACGCCAATCGCAGTGGAAGAGTACCTCGACCGCTTTGGCAACCGCTGCTCCCGCTTCCTGGCCCCCGAGGGCGGCCTGCGGCTCACCGGCGGCAGCGTCACCGAGCAGGAGTCGGTCCCCGACCCCATCCACACCGCAGCCGTGCAGCACCAGGTCGAGGAACTCCCCACAGACGTCCTCGAGTACCTCCTCTCCAGCCGATACTGCCAGGTGGATGCGCTCTCGCAGATCGCGGGCGAGATGTTCGGCCACACCACACCCGGCTGGGCTCGCGCCATCTGGATCCGCGACTGGGTCCACGACCACGTCCGCTTCGACTACAAGACTGCCCGCCCCACCAAGACCGCGCTCGACGTCTTCACCGAGCGCGTCGGCGTCTGCCGCGACTTCCAGCACCTGGCCATCACCATGACCCGGGCCATGAACATCCCCGCCCGCTATGTGACGGGATACCTGGGCGACATCCGCCGCCCGTACAGTGGTGCCGGCGACTTCAGCGCCTGGTACGAGGTCTTTCTCGACAACCGCTGGTGGACCATGGACGCGCGCCACAACGACTCCCGCATGGGCCGCGTCCTGATGGCCACCGGCCGCGACGCCACCGACGTCGCCATCACCACCAGCTTTGGCGTAGCCGACGTCACCAACTTCTACGTCGAGAGCTACGAGGTGGACGAACATCTCGAGACCGTTCCCCTGCCCGGAGGAGGCGTACGCAACCAACCCTGGATTAGAACGTAGCCCGTACATTGCCCAAACCCTCTGTCGATGTCATGCTTGAGAGATGATGAGGCGAACGCTGCTCTGCGTAGTAATGGGATTAGGACTGGCCAATGCTGTATCAGGAGCGGCCCAGGAACAGGGCTTGTGGCGCGCCTCCAGTTCGACGGCCCGCTCCATCACGGGCGACATCGGCCTCTCGAACGAGCGCCTCACCATCAACTTTTCGAGCTTCGTGATCTCCCAGATTCGTCCCCTGCAACCCGCCGAATTAAGCTCGGCCTTCGACAGCGATAGCAACTCCGGGGGCATTGGCCACCTGTACCGCCTGCACGTCCCCGCGACTGCACGCTTCCTGCACAAGAACACGCTCTGCGGTTCTGAAGAGACACAGTGGATGGCCACCTACGTAGAGGGCCGCAATCTGAAGCTCGCCTTCTTCTCCAGCGAAAAGCCGCCTCTCTTCACCCTCGAAGCCCTCCAGAACTCCACCGACCTCTGCGGTGTCTACTCCTACATCAAGTAACCACCACGCCAGCCACAAGACC
This is a stretch of genomic DNA from Granulicella sp. WH15. It encodes these proteins:
- a CDS encoding transglutaminase family protein, producing MLIRSEFAIDFHLPRACALVAMLRLHPSLDPRVRVPEVLAAEHVDSDTGEKTPIAVEEYLDRFGNRCSRFLAPEGGLRLTGGSVTEQESVPDPIHTAAVQHQVEELPTDVLEYLLSSRYCQVDALSQIAGEMFGHTTPGWARAIWIRDWVHDHVRFDYKTARPTKTALDVFTERVGVCRDFQHLAITMTRAMNIPARYVTGYLGDIRRPYSGAGDFSAWYEVFLDNRWWTMDARHNDSRMGRVLMATGRDATDVAITTSFGVADVTNFYVESYEVDEHLETVPLPGGGVRNQPWIRT